Below is a window of Sporosarcina ureae DNA.
CACGAAAGGCGTAACGATCTGGGCACTGTCTCAACGAGAGACTCGGTGAAATTATAATATGCGTGAAGATGCGCATTACCCGCGACAGGACGGAAAGACCCCGTGGAGCTTTACTGTAGCCTGATATTGAATTCCGGTGCAGCCTGTACAGGATAGGTAGGAGCCTAGGATTCCGGAGCGCTAGCTTCGGAGGAGGCATTGGTGGGATACTACCCTGGCTGTATTGGACTTCTAACCCTTGCCCGTGATCCGGGCAGGAGACAGTGTCAGGTGGGCAGTTTGACTGGGGCGGTCGCCTCCTAAAGAGTAACGGAGGCGCTCAAAGGTTCCCTCAGAATGGTTGGACATCATTCGTAGAGTGCAAAGGCATAAGGGAGCTTGACTGCGAGACCTACAAGTCGAGCAGGGTCGAAAGACGGACTTAGTGATCCGGTGGTTCCGCATGGAAGGGCCATCGCTCAACGGATAAAAGCTACCCCGGGGATAACAGGCTTATCTCCCCCAAGAGTCCACATCGACGGGGAGGTTTGGCACCTCGATGTCGGCTCGTCGCATCCTGGGGCTGTAGTCGGTCCCAAGGGTTGGGCTGTTCGCCCATTAAAGCGGCACGCGAGCTGGGTTCAGAACGTCGTGAGACAGTTCGGTCCCTATCCGTCGCGGGCGCAGGAAATTTGAGGAGAGCTGTCCTTAGTACGAGAGGACCGGGATGGACATACCGCTGGTGTACCAGTTGTCTTGCCAAAGGCATCGCTGGGTAGCTATGTATGGACGAGATAAATGCTGAAAGCATCTAAGCATGAAGCCCCCTTCAAGATGAGATTTCCCATTACGCAAGTAAGTAAGATCCCTCAAAGATGATGAGGTGGATAGGTCTGGGGTGTAAGTACGGCGACGTATGTAGCTGACAGATACTAATCGATCGAGGACTTAACCTATTTTAAAAAGTAGTTACTTGAACTACGCCAATGTCTTTTATTCAGTTTTGAGTGAACAAGCTTTACTCAAAGAGTCTAGTAATGATGGCGAAGAGGTCACACCCGTTCCCATACCGAACACGGAAGTTAAGCTCTTCAGCGCCGATGGTAGTTGGGGGTTTCCCCCTGTGAGAGTAGGACGTTGCTAGGCACGCGAAGCCATTCCCTTTGGGGAGTGGCTTTTTTGTGCTTTCAGGGAGAATTTAATCGCATTAAAGAGGAGATGATCCCGTTTAGTTATTGCGTTACCTTTTTATCCAGTATAATCAATCTTTCTCCGTGAGCGCTCTATCCGCTGCGTTGACCGCTCTATGGGCGTCGCTGAGTGCTCTATTCCTCGCCGTGGCCGCTCTATCTGCCGTGCTCAACGCTCTATAGCCTCTGAAAACCGCTCATAGCCTTCATTTTCCACTATGATTATCTGTGTCGATCAATTATCTCTATAAGCGCTCTATCTACTGCGTTGACCGCTCTATTGGCATCGCTGAGTGCTCTATTGGCATCGCTGAGTGCTCTATTCCTCGCCGTGACCGCTCTATCCACCGTGCTCACCGCTCTATCATCCCCCACAACCGCTCATAGCCTTCAATATGTAGCTAATTTCCACCAATAATTATGTGTCGATCAATCTTTCACCACAAGCGCTCTATCCGCTGCGTTAACCGCTCTATTGGCGTCGTTGAGTGCTCTATGCGTCGCCGTGACCGCTCTATCAACCACGCTCACCGCTCTATAGCCCTCCACAACTGCTCATTAGTCCCCCATCGCATAAACCTTTTTAAAAAGTAGAATAAAAAAACCCATGTTAGAAAAGCCCATGGATTAAATAATAAATACCTATTAATTTTTGTTTGCTTTGGTTTTACTACTCACACAGAGTAGTAAATATCATCTTCACTCTCGTAGCGCACAGCAATGGACTGTCCATTATCTGATTGGAACTGCAAAGCAGCGATGTCTAGTTGGCCAGTAAGAATAGAAAATGAATGATGATCATGCTGTGTAGGTAGAAGAGAATAGTGGATAATATCATGAATAAGAGAAGACATATCTTCAAATGAAGTAAAAATATAATACTCATTAACCATATAAGCCGGCATATTGCTCATCTCCTTGTAATTAGCCAAAGAACGGATCGACGGAGGGGCCGAAGCGAATAACTTTCAGGCTAGCAGGTACTTTGCAGCCGGCTTCAAAATGAGCCTGAATTATATTATATGCTTCAAATAGAATATTTGTGAATATAAAAATCATTCTACCGTTATTATAAAGTAGAATGATAGAAATTACTATTGAGTATTGTTAATTTATTGAAAAAGGGTAATTAGATTATTTTCTCAAACTAAACATAGTTTGCATGAAGGCCAACAGTGCATTTTTATCTGCGTCAGATAAGTCTATTCCGTTAAAAGATACTTGTCCGCGTAAAATATTCTCAAGAGCAAGATCTTTAGGTTGTCTCTTGTTTTTTGAAGAAGAGATGGCTTGATCTACTGTTTCGTTAGGTAAGTAACCTGCCAATATTAGTAACTCGTTTTTATCCGTCTCTAACGCAGCTGCCAATGCACAAATCGTTTCACGAGAAGGATTGTATCTACCTTTCTCCAGTGAAGCAATGAAAGAGTAGCTCAAGTCAGCGCGATCTGCCAAATAACGTAAAGTCATTTCACGTTGTTCACGTAATTTCCGTAGACGATTTCCAAACTCGTTCAATAATATCCCCACCTTATCTATCTACAGTTTTTAGTAAAAAGTATGCATTACTATTATAGCCTATTTATATAAAGATAAACAGAACAAAGTCAAAAGTCTAATAGGTAAAAAGACTATTTTATTAAAAAAATTACACTATTCAAATAAACCTTCGATAGATCTCGTCTGATGATAGCTTAGATAAATATAGTTAAAGCGGATACAGCACTGTATTTGAATTTTTGCCTATATAGTTATTTTACTTTATTGAGTGGTGAACTTCTATACTCCATATCCCTTAGTTTTTAAATAGTTTACTTTCTATATGTATTTTTAACGAGCCTACAAAGAAACTCATGTATTAAAAATTCATTTTATTACGCGATAGAATTATCTGACAAATGTGTTGACAAAAAGAACAAAAGGGCATAATATGTGTTGTAAGGCTAAACAAAAAGTTTTTTTGCTCTCTTTGTTTAGAAAAACAACACAAAATAATTCTTGATATAGAAAGGGGAGTAGAAGGGGTTCCGATGTATACGGCTACCCACATTATATATTCCACAGTTTACCTTTGCATCTGCTTACGTTTATCTTGTGTAGCATTTTAGCTTTTGTATTAGTTTGCTGGACAGTAATTATAAGGATGATTGTAGTGATAGGCGATAGTAAAAACATACGTAACGAAAAGCAGTAGAACTTTTATGTAGTCAGCGAACAGGTCTGAACTTCTTATTAACACAGGTCGTTCGGAATACTTAGTGTAATCTTTGTACTTTATACTAACAAATTTGACTAAAAATGTGGTGACACAGAAAGTGCAGGTGTTGAGAATGCGTTATGAATCTAAGGAATCTCGCAACAAGAGCAAAATGAAGTCTACCACTCTTCTTTTATTTCTAAGTTCTATATTGGTAGTAGGAGGGTGTTCACCTCTATTTGGAAATAGAGCAAATAATGACTCTAATGCAGTCGCATTAGCCAGTGAAAAGGTAGACCACTATGTCGGTGAGAAAAGTGAGGCTCTTTCTTTTGTATGGACTACTAGAAAGGAGTTATCCCTAACATTTAACGGAATGGCTGATAAAAAGACGATGTTGGAACTTTTGGATGCATTAGAGGAAAACAATATTCCTGCTACATTCTTTTTACCTGGTATTCGGGTAGCAGAAGAGCCTGAAATTGCTAAGTTGATTTTGGAACGTGGTCATGAAATAGAAAACAACACATTGAATCAAATGGAAATTCGGAATATGAGTTATGAACAGCTATATAAAGAAGTGAAACTGAGTAATGAAGTAATTCGAAATGAAACCGGTGTTACACCTCGTTATGTAAGGACTAGATCTGGTGATTACAATGAAGAACTGCAAGCAGTCACTGCACAACTGGGAATGGATGCAGTCATTAATTACACAATCAATCCACGTGAAGGGGATATGCAAGGGGCTAAAACAATTGGAGACTATATTGAAAGATATATAACACGCGGGTCCATCATTTCTATGCATACGGACATCAATCCCGAGGTAGTAGGATCCATTCCATATATCGCAAAAGCTGTAGAAAAAACAGGCTATAAATTGGTCCTGCTAAAAGAACTGGTCGATAGGGGAACTGAACGCAAATCACTGGAGCAAATTACAGGCTATGATCGAATCAAAATCAATCCAAACTATAAAGACATCAAAACCAACATCTTCTACGACGCTCAAACGGAAGAAAAAGTTATTGCACTGACATTCGATGACTGGGCAAGCGACTATACAGTGTCCAAGATTCTAGACATTTTAAAAGAGGAGAAGGTTCCGTCCACGTTCTTCCTGATTGGTAAAGGTGTAGAGAAGAATCCAAACCTAGCACGAGCAATTTATGAACAGGGGCATGAAGTAGCAAGTCACTCATACGGTCATGAAGTTGTAACAGGGATGACCCCTGAAAGGTTACAAGAGGATTTGGTGAAATCCCACAGAGCGATTACCGAAGCTATTCAAGCAAGGCCCACAATGTTATTTCGTCCTGCTACAGGAGAAATAGATGAAGAAACTGCAAAGATTGCTATGGCTACAGGTTATAAAAGTATTGCATTATATGATGTCACACCGTTTGACTGGGACCTGGAAAATGATGCAGATGAAATTGTAAAACGCGTCATCAATAAACGCGGAGATGGAAGCGTCATCGTACTTCACATCTTAGATGGCACACATACGATCGAAGCCCTACCTAAGGTGATTCATACATTACGCGAGGAAGGCTACACATTTAAACATATGTCCGAATTAATGCGAATGAAGAATAACTAATAGATGGAGATGGTATCAATGGCGAATACATTATACGAGCGAATCGCAGATAAACAGGAAAAGATTGCGGTAGTTGGTTTGGGTTACGTAGGACTACCGGTGGCTATCGCATTTTCGGAAGTGGCTGACGTCATAGGTTTCGATGTTAGTGAAAAAAAGATCGATCAATTATTCGCTGGAATTGACGTGACGGGCGATGTAGGAGACGAACGAGTACGCGATACAAGTATGCTATTCACTTCAGATGAAAAAGACTTACAAGATGCAAAGTTTTTCGTTGTCGCCGTTCCCACTCCTATTCAGTCAGGAAATCTCCCAGATTTAAAATTTCTTCAATTGGCCAGCCAAGCTGTGGGCCGAAATATGAAGAAAGGATCGATCGTAGTCTATGAATCAACAGTTTATCCAGGGGTTACAGAGGAAGTATGCATACTCGAACTTGAAGCAGCATCCAACCTGAAGTTTGGAACAGATTTTACGGTTGGCTACTCGCCAGAGCGAATTAATCCGGGTGATCAAGTACATCGTCTTGAAAATATTGTGAAAATCGTCTCGGGTAGTGATAAAAAAACACTGGATACTGTGGCAAGCGTCTATGAAATGATTATTGATGTCGGTGTATACCGTGCGGAATGTATCAAAGTAGCAGAAGCGGCAAAAGTTATTGAAAATGCACAACGGGATATCAACATTGCGTTCATGAATGAACTTTCCATGCTGTTCAATCAAATGAAGATTGACACACAGGCAGTCTTACGGGCGGCGAAAACCAAGTGGAACTTCTTACCGTTCTCACCGGGCTTAGTAGGAGGACATTGTATCGGAATTGACCCCTACTATTTAACATATAAAGCAGAAGATTGCGGTTACCGATCTAGGATATTACTTGCGGGGCGTCATATCAATGATTCCATGGCAATATACATTTCCCAGCAAATCCTTAAAAATCTGGCGCAGCAGAAAGTGAATATGAACGATATTAAAGTAGGCGTACTGGGCCTAACCTTTAAAGAAGATTGTCCCGACTTCCGTAACACGAAAGTACTCGATATTATCAATGAATTAAAAGAGTATGGAATCGAACCTATTGTAGCAGACCCATTAGCAGATCCCCAAGCAGTGAAAGAAGAATGTGGTATTACACTAACGTCAGTTGATGAATTCAAAGACTTGCATGCGGTGATTGTGGCAGTACCTCATGAAACATACAGGGGACTTAGGCTGGAAGATTTCCAGCAAATGTTCAAGTCAGAGACTACGCAGCTATTAGTAGATATAAAAGGTATCTACAATAAAAAGGAGTTTGAAGAGCAAAATATTCGATATTGGAGTCTATAAGAAAGGAGTGGAATTATGGTGAAAGAAAAACTAACGACCAAAACAGTAGTCAGACACACTAGTGAATCGACACTTCTTCCGAACGTTCCAATAGTTCGAAGAGATGAAGAAGGCAACATGGTCGAAACAAATCGCCTGTTGAAAGATTCCTGCTCATGCGACTTCAACGTCATAATGAAAGAAAAAATGTTCGGCACTAAAATGAAAACAAAAGCTATCGAAATATCTAAAACTGAGCTGATTGTGGACTTCGATTCATCTATGAATGCACTGAAAGCCGGTGATGTTGTAAACTTACGCTTTAAAATTCCCGAAGGAACATTGGGCGAAGGGTACGAGTCGACAGTGAGAATCCAAGGAACAGTTAGCTGGCAAGAAGTGAAGATGCCAAATGGTGAAGTAAGCTGGAAAATGGTATTCAGATTTGTTGAATCTTTGGATACGTACTTCCAAAGAACGAAATGGAGATTTATTACGACTATCACTCTTGCCAGTCTACTGCTCGTATCATTCTTCATTGTATTAATGCGTGTTGAAAGTTTAGTCTACTTTAAATTCAATAAATTCATTTACTTCTATAGTCTCATTGCAGCTACCTTCTTGCTGACTCGTTATATATTTGGAGCCTTATATAAAAATGTCCCAATTAACCCAAATTATCGTCCGGGTGTTTCCATTATCATTCCTGTCTTCAATGAAGAGGAATGGATTCATAAAACGATTTACAGCTGTCTAAATCAGAACTATCCTATCGACAAGCTGGAAGTAATCGTTGTAGATGATCAGTCTACAGATCTCACGGTAGAAAATGTTTGGAAAGCGGTAGAAAAGTTGGGACAAGAAGATGAAGTTTACAAAATAAAAGAGCGATTACAAGTATACGTTATGCCGAAAAACGGTGGGAAACGCGAAGCTTTGGTTGATGGTGTAGCAATGGCTAAGCACGACCTCGTAGTATTCGTTGATTCTGATAGTTTTCTAGAACCAAACGCCATTTTGAATTTAGTCCAGCCGTTTCAAGATCCTAAAATGGGTGGCGTTGCTGGTCGAACGGATGTTGAAAATAAATATGCAAACAGTATTACTAAATTACAAGTTGTACGTTATTACATTGCCTTCCGCGTCATGAAGGCAGCTGAATCATACTTTGATTGCGTTACTTGTTTATCGGGTCCGCTTTCTTGTTACAGAAAATCCTTGATTCTCGAACACCAGGAAGATTGGCTCAATCAAACCTTCTTAGGCCAGCCAGCAACATTTGGTGATGATCGCAGTATGACCAACTTTATTTTACAAACACATCGCACAGCATATCAAGATAAAGCAATTTGTTCGACAGTTGTACCTGATAAATTTGGTGTGTTTTTAAAACAACAAATGCGTTGGAAACGTTCGTGGTTACGTGAATCACTACGTGCAGGAACTTTTATTTGGAAAAAGGAAGTATTCATGGCTTTGTTCTTTTATGTAGGACTGATTGTACCGATAGCCGCGCCAGTAGTTGTACTGTACAACTTAGTATATGTACCGCTGTATCACGGTATATTCCCAGCGACATTTTTAATGGGACTATTCCTAATGGCCTTCATGATGAGCGCGGCTTACTTGTTCTTTAAAAGAAGCAGCTTGTGGATCTTCGGATTTGTCTTCGTGTTGATGTATGAAGCAGTTCTTTTGTGGCAGATGCCGGTTGCCTGGGTAACCTTCTGGAAATCTACTTGGGGAACACGTGATACACCACAAGACATCGAAGCACGAGAGAAGAAATTGGGGAAGAAGTTGAAAAAAGATCCTCTAACTATCAAATCATAACTATATGAATTTGTAGACAAGGAGAATGGCGTATGAAACAAAAAAATAATGAAGTATTAGATTATGAAATGAAGAATCGTAGGAAAGTAAGACGTTCGATTTTTCAATTAGCTATCTTACTGATCGTAGTCTTCCTTGTATTCCAAACGTTTGTCGAAATGAATCGTTATGATGCAACAGATAGTAAGGAATGGAAAAACAAGAAAGGCTTTATTGCACTATCCTATCCTGGTGTATCGAGGGATGGTTCAGATTCACTGTTTGCTAAGAAGCAATTGCAACAGCAGCTGCAAGCGTTAACAGACCAAGGATTCGTGACCATCTCTCAACAAGATGTCTTGGACTTCTATAAGAAAAAGAAACCATTACCCGAAAAGGCATTGTTTCTTGCTTTTGAAGATGGCCGTACGGATACGAGTGTATTCGTCAATCCATTGTTGAAGAAATATAACTACAAAGCAACATTACTATCCTTTGCCAATAAATTGAATGAGAAGGATAAACGGTTTTTGCAGCCTTCACATTTGAAGCAGATGCAAAAAAGCGGTTTTTGGGAATTAGGCAGTAATGGCAACCGCTTAACATATATCAATATCTTCAATAAAGCAGGCACATTTCTGAACATACGCAATGATGAGGAAGTACTGAGTAAGGATGAAATCGATTCGTACAATCACTTTTCGATGGACTTTATCCGCGATCAGTACTTGATCCCTAGTGAAAATCGTGTAGAGATGGAGCGACGAATTACAAAGGATTACGAAGAGATGCGTCAAACATATCAAAAACAGTTGGGTTCGACACCGGGTGTCTACATGATCATGCACGCCAATGGGCTCTACAATACGGCAAACAATTTGGTTACCGAAGTAAACGACAAGGAAATTAGAAAGACTTTCGATATGCACTTCAATCAAGAAGGAGACGCGTACAACACAAAGGATAATGAATTATATAATCTTACACGTGTCCAGCCCGTGCCTTCCTGGTCAACCAATCATTTGCTAATGAAAATTCAAAAAGACACCAACCAAAAAGTAGAATTTGTAAAAGGGAATGAAAAACAAGCGAGGCAATGGAAGGAAGTGGAAGGGGCGGCTGAGTTCAACGAGAACACCATTACACTTACATCAAAAGCAAGAAAGCAAGGGAAATTGATATTGACAGAGAGTAATGACAAAGACATTCAATTTACTGGCAAAGTGGGCGGGGATGTTGAAGGTCAACAATCCATTTTCTTACGGCGTAGTGATAATGGTGATGGATATGTGAAAATAGCATTTGAAAATGATCAAATAATTATTGAAGAAAAAGTAGAAGGTCATTTGAATGAATTGCTTGATACCCAGTCAATTGAGATAATCAATCACGCTCAAGCGACTGATAGTGATGAGTCCACTTCAAGAAATGAAAATGAAGTGCAACAAGAAAAACTACCCAACGAAAAGTATATAGAAATGAAGCTTCAAGATAATAAGTTATCCATTTGGATAAATGACAAAAAAGTTATCAATAAGCTAGCTATCAATCCAGATATTCAAGCTGGCAAACTAGCACTTGGTTCTACATGGATAACAGGTGACTTTAATGATCCAATCCATGATGCACACTTCAGTGATATCACAATCACTTCATTAGCAAATAAAGACGTTGCGCAAACTACATTATTCACAAATGAAATACAAAAACCACAGCAAGTCATGTATACGTTTGTCGGTTCTATCAAGTCTGCAATGAACTGGGTTGTTGATAATTTCTAATGACTGGCATGAGCTGAAAAGGCGGAGATTTCAATGCTAACTACTAAAAACATCATATTCATTGTGATTTCCTGCCTCTTTTTCAGTGGATGTCAGGAAAAGAAACAGCAAACTATGGATTTATCAGTTCTAGATGAATTGAAGTTTTCAGCTTGGGTTACAGAATGGCAATGGCAAAGCGGAGTGGAGGATCTACGACAAGTTGAAGGTCTTGATAGAGCACAGGTTTTTGCAGCATATTTCGATGGGGAAGATCACATTTACTTCCGCGATAAAATGGACGATGCCATTGCTGGTATGAAGAAGCTATCAAAAGAACGTAATATCCCGCTGGATTTAACGATTGTGAATGATCTGTTTCTACCCGATGGAACAGTTGTCCACAAAGATTCAGAGTTAATTGGACGATTGATAGAAACGCCTGAAAGTCGTAAACAACATATTGATAATATTTTGGAGTACATCGATACCTATCAATTTGAAGGTCTTGAAATAGACTACGAAAATATAAACGAAGAGGACTTGCCGAATTTGATCCAGTTTTATCAAGAACTGCATGTCGTTCTTGAAGCACAAGGAAAACCATTGCGTATTATATTGGAGCCTAACTTACACGTGGAACAATACAACTTTCCAACAGGACCGGTTTACGTCATGATGGCTTATAACTTACATGGGGGGCATTCCGAGCCGGGCCCAAAAGCGGATGACGAGTTCATCCGTAAAGTAGTGAATAAAATGAATACTCTTCCTGGGCAACCGGTTATCGCCTTATCAGCTGGCGGTTTTAGTTGGCAGCACGGAAATGGGGAAACGAAAACCCTCACAGAGATGGATGCAGAGGGTCTTGCTGAAACAGCGGATGTTGTACCTATGCGAGATCCATCGAGTGGCAGCATGTACTTTGATTACCAAGATGCACATGGTGATACGTTTACTGTTTGGTATGGAGATCAGCAAACCTTGTATCAATGGATGAAGATTTCAGCTGAAGAGGGACAGACGAGGGTTTCTTTATGGCGAATGGGGGGAATGGAAACATCCACATTGGAATTCCTGAATAAAGCCGTCAATTATAAAGCGAAGGCGAGAGGAGAAAACGAGATGTTTGCCAATCATATAAAAGAACTTAGGAAACAAATGAATCTGACGCAGGCAGAGTTGGCCGAGCGAGTGGGGATCGGACGTACAGCCTTATCCAAAATAGAGAACGGTGCGTACTATCCAAGTGCCAAAACAATGAAAAAGATTTCGGATGTACTTAATAAGCCAATTGGGGAAATATTTTTTAATACAGATATATCTTCATGACAAGTGAACAGTATGTACCGTCCATATCCTAGTGTGAGTCGTAAAGCGACCGAGGGGAGAGAAGATTCATGAAAGTACATGGAGCAGATGAAAAAATTAAAATGCCACTAGCAAACGAAGAAATAATCTTCAGAAAAGACATAGAGGTTCCTATTCATATGAGGGTAGTGCGACTTACTATTATTCGTGCACCAAAGGGATACGGAAAGACGATGTTGCTAAGTAAATCACTCTTCGAGACAAAAGACTCAACGGCTTGGCTCACATTGGATGGAATGGATAATGATCCGGTTCGGTTTTGGACGTACGTGATTACCGCACTAGGTGGAATTGGGAAAGCGTTCGATACAGAAAAACTATTGTCATTCGTTAAAACTAGCCCACCTCATTTCATGATCGTCGACATATTGTTGAATGAACTAACTAACATGCATGGTAAAACCGCACTTATTCTAGATGATTATCATATGATCACGAATCCAGTCATCCATAAAATGATGAACAGATTCATCGATTACTTACCACATCACGTAAAGCTGTTCATAGCGAGTCAAAATGAAGTACCACTAACTGTTTCAAAGTGGCGGACAAAAGGTTGGGTATATGAAATTGGTATTCAACAACTACAATTTCAACTGCATGAAATTCGAGAGCTATATAGCAAGCATTCACCTGAAATGAGTCATTCTATATTTTTTTATCAGCAAGTATTACGTATTACAGAAGGTTGGGCTTTAGGGATCCAATTAAT
It encodes the following:
- a CDS encoding helix-turn-helix domain-containing protein, which codes for MLTTKNIIFIVISCLFFSGCQEKKQQTMDLSVLDELKFSAWVTEWQWQSGVEDLRQVEGLDRAQVFAAYFDGEDHIYFRDKMDDAIAGMKKLSKERNIPLDLTIVNDLFLPDGTVVHKDSELIGRLIETPESRKQHIDNILEYIDTYQFEGLEIDYENINEEDLPNLIQFYQELHVVLEAQGKPLRIILEPNLHVEQYNFPTGPVYVMMAYNLHGGHSEPGPKADDEFIRKVVNKMNTLPGQPVIALSAGGFSWQHGNGETKTLTEMDAEGLAETADVVPMRDPSSGSMYFDYQDAHGDTFTVWYGDQQTLYQWMKISAEEGQTRVSLWRMGGMETSTLEFLNKAVNYKAKARGENEMFANHIKELRKQMNLTQAELAERVGIGRTALSKIENGAYYPSAKTMKKISDVLNKPIGEIFFNTDISS
- a CDS encoding helix-turn-helix domain-containing protein, which translates into the protein MNEFGNRLRKLREQREMTLRYLADRADLSYSFIASLEKGRYNPSRETICALAAALETDKNELLILAGYLPNETVDQAISSSKNKRQPKDLALENILRGQVSFNGIDLSDADKNALLAFMQTMFSLRK
- a CDS encoding polysaccharide deacetylase family protein, encoding MKQKNNEVLDYEMKNRRKVRRSIFQLAILLIVVFLVFQTFVEMNRYDATDSKEWKNKKGFIALSYPGVSRDGSDSLFAKKQLQQQLQALTDQGFVTISQQDVLDFYKKKKPLPEKALFLAFEDGRTDTSVFVNPLLKKYNYKATLLSFANKLNEKDKRFLQPSHLKQMQKSGFWELGSNGNRLTYINIFNKAGTFLNIRNDEEVLSKDEIDSYNHFSMDFIRDQYLIPSENRVEMERRITKDYEEMRQTYQKQLGSTPGVYMIMHANGLYNTANNLVTEVNDKEIRKTFDMHFNQEGDAYNTKDNELYNLTRVQPVPSWSTNHLLMKIQKDTNQKVEFVKGNEKQARQWKEVEGAAEFNENTITLTSKARKQGKLILTESNDKDIQFTGKVGGDVEGQQSIFLRRSDNGDGYVKIAFENDQIIIEEKVEGHLNELLDTQSIEIINHAQATDSDESTSRNENEVQQEKLPNEKYIEMKLQDNKLSIWINDKKVINKLAINPDIQAGKLALGSTWITGDFNDPIHDAHFSDITITSLANKDVAQTTLFTNEIQKPQQVMYTFVGSIKSAMNWVVDNF
- a CDS encoding nucleotide sugar dehydrogenase, with amino-acid sequence MANTLYERIADKQEKIAVVGLGYVGLPVAIAFSEVADVIGFDVSEKKIDQLFAGIDVTGDVGDERVRDTSMLFTSDEKDLQDAKFFVVAVPTPIQSGNLPDLKFLQLASQAVGRNMKKGSIVVYESTVYPGVTEEVCILELEAASNLKFGTDFTVGYSPERINPGDQVHRLENIVKIVSGSDKKTLDTVASVYEMIIDVGVYRAECIKVAEAAKVIENAQRDINIAFMNELSMLFNQMKIDTQAVLRAAKTKWNFLPFSPGLVGGHCIGIDPYYLTYKAEDCGYRSRILLAGRHINDSMAIYISQQILKNLAQQKVNMNDIKVGVLGLTFKEDCPDFRNTKVLDIINELKEYGIEPIVADPLADPQAVKEECGITLTSVDEFKDLHAVIVAVPHETYRGLRLEDFQQMFKSETTQLLVDIKGIYNKKEFEEQNIRYWSL
- a CDS encoding glycosyltransferase family 2 protein, coding for MVKEKLTTKTVVRHTSESTLLPNVPIVRRDEEGNMVETNRLLKDSCSCDFNVIMKEKMFGTKMKTKAIEISKTELIVDFDSSMNALKAGDVVNLRFKIPEGTLGEGYESTVRIQGTVSWQEVKMPNGEVSWKMVFRFVESLDTYFQRTKWRFITTITLASLLLVSFFIVLMRVESLVYFKFNKFIYFYSLIAATFLLTRYIFGALYKNVPINPNYRPGVSIIIPVFNEEEWIHKTIYSCLNQNYPIDKLEVIVVDDQSTDLTVENVWKAVEKLGQEDEVYKIKERLQVYVMPKNGGKREALVDGVAMAKHDLVVFVDSDSFLEPNAILNLVQPFQDPKMGGVAGRTDVENKYANSITKLQVVRYYIAFRVMKAAESYFDCVTCLSGPLSCYRKSLILEHQEDWLNQTFLGQPATFGDDRSMTNFILQTHRTAYQDKAICSTVVPDKFGVFLKQQMRWKRSWLRESLRAGTFIWKKEVFMALFFYVGLIVPIAAPVVVLYNLVYVPLYHGIFPATFLMGLFLMAFMMSAAYLFFKRSSLWIFGFVFVLMYEAVLLWQMPVAWVTFWKSTWGTRDTPQDIEAREKKLGKKLKKDPLTIKS
- a CDS encoding polysaccharide deacetylase family protein: MADKKTMLELLDALEENNIPATFFLPGIRVAEEPEIAKLILERGHEIENNTLNQMEIRNMSYEQLYKEVKLSNEVIRNETGVTPRYVRTRSGDYNEELQAVTAQLGMDAVINYTINPREGDMQGAKTIGDYIERYITRGSIISMHTDINPEVVGSIPYIAKAVEKTGYKLVLLKELVDRGTERKSLEQITGYDRIKINPNYKDIKTNIFYDAQTEEKVIALTFDDWASDYTVSKILDILKEEKVPSTFFLIGKGVEKNPNLARAIYEQGHEVASHSYGHEVVTGMTPERLQEDLVKSHRAITEAIQARPTMLFRPATGEIDEETAKIAMATGYKSIALYDVTPFDWDLENDADEIVKRVINKRGDGSVIVLHILDGTHTIEALPKVIHTLREEGYTFKHMSELMRMKNN